TGGTTGGAGACATTTAAGTGGAACTACTTGGTTTTACCTTGGCCATTTCTGGGAAAGGATGCCGGACTTAAATTTTGACAATCCAGCTGTCAGAGAAGAAGTAAAGAGGATTGCAAAATTTTGGTTAGATAAAGGGGTTGATGGATTTAGATTAGATGCTGCTAAACACCTTTATGCAGATCCCGCCAAAAACCATCAATTCTGGAATGAGTTTTACCAATACTTAACTACATTAAAAGAAGATGTTTATTTAGTAGGGGAAATTTGGGATGCCCCAGAAGTAATCGCCCCTTATTTCGCCAATGGGTTAAATGCCAATTTTAATTTCCAAATCGGTGGAAGGGTAGCATCATCCATTAATTCCGGTGTAGACAATTTAGGTAGGGAACTAGCTAGAATTTATGCTATTTACCGCCAACACAATCCCCATTTTATTGATGCACCATTTTTATCAAATCACGATACCAGAAGAATAATGAGTGAATTTGACTACGATTTTGATAAAATGAAAATGGCCGCTAATGTTTTGTTGAGTTTACCCGGTGACCCGTATATTTTCGCCGGTGAAGAAATAGGTATGATCAGTAATGATAACCATATGGATATAAGGGAGCCCTTTAAGTGGTATAAAGATACTGGTCCTGGTCAAACTACTTGGAGGGAAAATGCCTTTAACAGTACGGAAAAGTGGTCACCTTCTGTGGAAGAACAAGATAATGATCCTGATTCCCTGTTAAATCATTTTAGGAAAATGGTAAGCTTTAGAAACAGCCATTCTCCATTGAGATATGGCAATGACTTTCAGTTGGTGGAAAATAACAACCTTACGGTACTTACATTTATCAGGGAATATCAGGGAGAAAGGGTATTAGTTGTCCACAACTTTTATAATCAACCACAGACAATTACAATAACCGTTGAAGGGACTTTCACAAACTTTAAAAGCACAAAATCTGGTGCAAGTTTTAACCAAAGGGGTAATGAAATAACAATAACCATTCCTTCCCTTTCATCAATGTTCATTTTTTAAAGATAACGAGATAAAAGTTAAAGGTTTAATGTTGAGAGACATTAAACCTTTTCTAATTTCTTTCATAGCTTCATAGCGTAAAATTATTGTAATTTTTTTTTCTCTAGCATATAATTATAGATGTAAGCTACCCTTTTAGGGAGCGAAACTTTTTTCTTAAAATTTTACAAGTACTGCTCTGATCCGTTAGGACCGAGACAGGTAATAATGCCCCTTAAATAAGGGTTTCTTTGCCTGTCTATCCCTAGGGATAGATTTTTTAGTTTAGGGGTGATTCGGTGAAAATAGTTTTTGTTGGTGCCGGTAAAGTTGGTACAGTCTTCGGTTGGTACCTTAAATCTAAAGGTTTAGATGTTTTAGGTTATTACAGCCGAACATTACAGTCAGCAAAGCAGGGGGCTTTTGAGACGGATAGTAGGGTACTATCTTTAGAAGATGTAGTCAATTTAGGGGAAATTATCTTTATAACTACATCTGATAATAGCATTAGAGAAGTTTGTCAGCAGATAGCAAAGGAATATGGTTTTAAGGGGGGACAAACCGTTGTCCATATGTCAGGGGGATTGGGTTCTGATATCCTTCGCCCTGCTAAAGAGCAAGGTGCTAATATTTTTTCCCTCCACCCTATGCAGGCCTTTGCTAATATAGAAAAAGCTAAAGAAGAAATTAAAAATACTTATTTCACCTTTGAAGGTGATGGAGATGAAAAACAGATCATTGAATTATTAGAGAAAATAGGTAACCCCTACACAAAAATAGATTGTAATAGTAAATCACTATACCATGCTGCTGCCTGTATAAGCTCAAACTACTTAGTTACTTTGACAAATATAGCAGTAGAAATCCTAGAAAATATTGGCTTTAAAGATAAAGAACCTTTAAAAGTCCTATTGCCTTTGATGAGAGGAACAATAGAAAATATTGAAAAATTAGGTGTTAAAGAGGCTTTAACAGGACCCATTGTCAGAGGGGATTATAATACAGTCAGGAAACACATAGAAAGTCTTGAGGAATTAGAGGATATCGGAAAAATTTATAAATTATTAGGAAAAGAAACGGTTAAGTTAGCCCAAAAAAGGAATTTAACAGCAGACCAAATAGAGTGTTTAAATAAAGTGTTTGAAGGGTGGGAATAAAATGAGTGAAAAAAAGGAAAAGAAATTTACTGTAAGTTCTTTTTTAGATAGCAAAGAAAAAGGTGAAAAAATAACGATGCTGACAGCTTATGATTACACTACAGCAAAACTACTAGATGAGGCTGGTGTAGACAGCATCTTAGTAGGGGACTCTTTAGGTATGGTAATGCTAGGCTATGACTCTACCTTAAAAGTAACTTTAGAAGATGTGCTGCACCATACCAAAGCAGTGGTCCGTGGTTGCAATAGAGCTTTAGTAATTGCCGATATGCCTTATTTGACTTATCATATTTCCGTTGAAGAAACGGTAAGAAATGCTGGAAGGTTAATTCAAGAAGGGGGAGCCCATGCCGTTAAATTAGAAGGAGGAGAAGAAATTCTTCCAATGATCAAAGGTTTAATCCGGGCTCAGATACCTGTATTAGGTCATTTAGGTTTAACACCCCAGTCAGTTAATATGATGGGGGGATACAAAGTTCAAGGTAAAAGTGAAGAAAGTGCCAAAAAAATCTTAAGAGATGCCAAACTTTTAGAAGAAGCTGGG
This genomic interval from Anaerobranca californiensis DSM 14826 contains the following:
- a CDS encoding alpha-amylase family glycosyl hydrolase, whose amino-acid sequence is MIRKTLRVLLVFLLIFAIVGCTSDKEGQQETYKNIDDTVTHGQNYDGSFSREGIEEISFENGVFYQIFVYNFRDSTGDGIGDLGGIIESLDYIESLGVNGIWLTPITHGASYHKYDVVDYYAVDPEFGTMEDFEELISQAHKRGIKVIIDLVINHTSDRHPWFKAAASDPNSKYRDYYIWANHDDPRPGSGWRHLSGTTWFYLGHFWERMPDLNFDNPAVREEVKRIAKFWLDKGVDGFRLDAAKHLYADPAKNHQFWNEFYQYLTTLKEDVYLVGEIWDAPEVIAPYFANGLNANFNFQIGGRVASSINSGVDNLGRELARIYAIYRQHNPHFIDAPFLSNHDTRRIMSEFDYDFDKMKMAANVLLSLPGDPYIFAGEEIGMISNDNHMDIREPFKWYKDTGPGQTTWRENAFNSTEKWSPSVEEQDNDPDSLLNHFRKMVSFRNSHSPLRYGNDFQLVENNNLTVLTFIREYQGERVLVVHNFYNQPQTITITVEGTFTNFKSTKSGASFNQRGNEITITIPSLSSMFIF
- a CDS encoding Rossmann-like and DUF2520 domain-containing protein — encoded protein: MKIVFVGAGKVGTVFGWYLKSKGLDVLGYYSRTLQSAKQGAFETDSRVLSLEDVVNLGEIIFITTSDNSIREVCQQIAKEYGFKGGQTVVHMSGGLGSDILRPAKEQGANIFSLHPMQAFANIEKAKEEIKNTYFTFEGDGDEKQIIELLEKIGNPYTKIDCNSKSLYHAAACISSNYLVTLTNIAVEILENIGFKDKEPLKVLLPLMRGTIENIEKLGVKEALTGPIVRGDYNTVRKHIESLEELEDIGKIYKLLGKETVKLAQKRNLTADQIECLNKVFEGWE
- the panB gene encoding 3-methyl-2-oxobutanoate hydroxymethyltransferase — translated: MSEKKEKKFTVSSFLDSKEKGEKITMLTAYDYTTAKLLDEAGVDSILVGDSLGMVMLGYDSTLKVTLEDVLHHTKAVVRGCNRALVIADMPYLTYHISVEETVRNAGRLIQEGGAHAVKLEGGEEILPMIKGLIRAQIPVLGHLGLTPQSVNMMGGYKVQGKSEESAKKILRDAKLLEEAGVFGIVLECVPDRLADYISKSLKIPTIGIGAGAGCDGQVLVIQDMLGMYQNLAPKFVKRYKNIGEQIKAGVSEYITEVKAGAFPQEQHTFKISDDVLEKLY